In Poecile atricapillus isolate bPoeAtr1 chromosome 1, bPoeAtr1.hap1, whole genome shotgun sequence, the sequence AGTTTGTAGCTGTTCTGAGTGCAGATACAAGAAGTTTGCTTGTCCTTATGAAgctttgtatatttattttataggaAGTAGAGGGTCTAGTTACTTTTGGTATTGAGTTacagcttttattattttaaatttgttggaatttttctgctctgctaCTCTAGTGCTTTGTCCTTTAGGTGGATATAGGAGTTCTTACTGTTTTATCTTCTATATATATTATGTTTTACTTTACTATATGAAATGTTCTCTGTATTGTAAGCTTTacaaaggcatttttaaaacaattcttAAAAGATTTAAAAGTGTTTAGTAAATGATTGTGCCATTTCTTCATCCAATTTATGTTGCATTATTAGTAAATTCTTTCTGGAAGGGGGGGATACAGCTGTGGAGCATAAGATGCCTTGAAGTTGTGTTACCACCTTAATGAAATCTGAATGTTTTCTTCAGTATGTTTGAAGAAAATACCAGAGGAAGCAGTTTCGTTTATGAAATCGTGTATTCTGTGAATTGGGCCATGTGAATCTTgcccattttttttttgatctGGCAGACagatcaaaataaaatagagagAAGAGGTTATATAAAACATGTAAAAACTTGTTACGGTGATAGGAGCACAATTGGAAATGTAGCCAACTGAGTTCTGGCATATGTTTTCATTGATTTTCTGCTCTAATTGCCTGCTGTGACCGTGACTGCTACGTATGTGATTAATCTTGTAAAACTTTGTGAACCCACAGTGATAGATGATGATGGCTGAGAAACAATAAATTTTGTTATGTGTTAATTCGGAATGAACACCTTGTGTGTTGGAAATGATCTGTTGACTCCTTGGCTGTTCTAGAAAGTATCACCTGATTTGGTCAAAATGTTGAAAGTTGAATGCAGAATTTGGGTTTCAGAACAGCTTTCAGTAAGTGAAACGAGAAATGgctatttaaaatgaaaaaattcaataatttttttaaagaatagaAAGCTAGTTGTTAAATGCTGCTAAATATTTAGTGGTTTTGTTTAGCTGTCCACCTTAACATACTTCAGCATGTGCAGAGTatagtttagaaaaaaatacagaaatagtGCATGCAGCATAAGTTCTGTCAGTGTTTACATGTACCTTACTCTTGAAGTTAAGAAATAATTATTCAGCTCCAAAAAGTATTTACCAGTTTATTTAACTGATGTTATATTAAACCGTTTCTTTTACACAGTATAAAGTTCCCATAGAGCCTAAAAGCTACATGACAATCACAGGATTTTTTGTCTAACACTCTGTGGATTGATGCTGTTTCAAAATATGCAAAGcagtctttttttgttgttgaaatACTTCTAGCTATATATggctaaaaattaaaatgcttcaGAGTTTTTTCAGAAACGtctacattttttaataaaagatgGCTTCAAACACAACAGTTCTAAGAAACTATAAAGATAAAAGGTGAGTTGATACTTAAGTTACTGCATGCTGGCTATTAAAAAGGATTTTAATGTCTGAACTTAGAATAAAAAGGGGAGCATGTCACATTTCTTTCTCCTATGTGTCTGGATGGCAATTACAAGAAAGGAATGTAGATGGCTGCATAACtttttgaaagcaaaacagACCAGCTTAACTTGATGGGTAGTAATAGGGTAGATTCCAGATTCTGTGAGAGAAGGTGGGAAACatgctttgtgtgtttttgtCAACATAACTTGAAACCGTGGGGATTTCGTCTTTGTCCGACTTGTTGGAGCTGTCGCCACGTGGACTAAAATGTTCAGAGCAATTTGTATTCCATGCATCTACCAGCTGCTCTGCTTGGTTTTCTCTCTCAATGGTGGTAAGAAAATCTTTTAAAACTTGCTTGAATATGTAGACTATTTCCCAGGGTAAAACATCATTTTCTGCCAAAACTTCCCGAAAtctagaaacaaacaaaaattgaaaTCTAATCATAGGCACTGaaaaaatttctctttcctctctggacatttgggggtgggggaggaggaAATGACTTGAGTTCTGGTGtcattttttccttgctgcCACATTTCCCCACTCGCCTTCCCCAGAAGATTGTAAGAGGAAAAGAGCTCTTAACAATGCGCTGGATGTGCTCCAGCTATTGTCGATTGAAAGCGGTTATGATTGggtaggcttttttttttctttggccTGTCTGGGTAACTTGATTTAAACTGACTTTGCCCTTAGGTATATTCTGggctttaaaaacaaatggaCTTGTTCTGTCGTTTCCGAGTCCCTAGAAAATGTACTTAAAATGCAGGCAGAGGagaatttttcttcataaaatgcGTGgagggatttatttatttatttatttatttaacactGATTTCCAACTTTTTAGGAGCTTTCTAATATTGTAAACAGTAAGGCTGGATTTCTGCATAGTAGTGCATTGTATTAGTCCTTATATTGGATTTTTAGTTACTGGGTTGGTGCTTAATAAATAGTAAGGATAGGTAACAGTAAGAATGGGAAGTATCGAAAGTTCATAGGAGA encodes:
- the RD3L gene encoding protein RD3-like, which gives rise to MPLFGWMKWSKTDSYKSTRCPGSEVVTKTLLRELKWHLKERERLVQEIENEQKVQKTGMDYNWLKNYQNPQATIPATEQRQLEVLCSQIQPCQTGTVLSRFREVLAENDVLPWEIVYIFKQVLKDFLTTIERENQAEQLVDAWNTNCSEHFSPRGDSSNKSDKDEIPTVSSYVDKNTQSMFPTFSHRIWNLPYYYPSS